GTAGCGGCTCAAAAGAACATTGAAATAATCAATTTAGTATCAAAGTACCTTTCCATCTCTGCAGATATGGACATGATCCATACCGTATTTAGAAATCTGCTTTCCAATGCCATTAAGTTTACGCCGAATTTTGGAAGCGTGGAAATTCGCTCTGAGCTCGTCATCAACGAACATAACGGCCGTGAATCAGTACGGATTTCAGTCGTTGACTATGGTGTAGGAATGAGCAGTAAAACACTGAACAATCTATTTCGCATCGAAAAAAAAATGATCGGCTTAGGCACTAATAATGAAACCGGAACGGGCTTAGGGCTCGTCTTGTGCAAAGATTTTATTGAAAAACACGAAGGAAGTATCATTGTCGAAAGTAAGGAGAACGAAGGAAGTAAATTTATTATAACTTTGCCTGCCCGAACCTAAACCGACCGCAACTAAACCGACACCAGATGACACCTGCTTTTAAGCAACATTTTTCCCAGACATTCTCAAAATACCGATGGATGTTGCATGTGTTGTTCTGGGCACTGTTTTTATCGCTAAACTATTTAAGAATGGTTCAGAGCGGAATATTTAACAACCCTAAGTTTCCGGCCCCATTTCCAGCACTTACCTTCACGATCTTTTTTATCGCTGTATTCTGCCAGTCTTATATCGTTCTTTTATGGATCATTCCCCTCTATAAAAGCAAGAAGAAATACATATTCTGGTTTTACCTGCTAACGAGTGTTCTGCTTGGATTTCTGATTTATATCCTGGGTAGCAGGCTGGTGATCAATGAAATCCCTGTCATGCGTGTAAATCCCGACTTCGAAATACTCCGGATGATGGAGCGAAGGATGATGATGTATATCTTTCTATCGTCAGTTTTTATCGCTTTTTATTACTTTGTGGATATATATGACCGCCAGAAAGAAATCCGCAGACTGGAACAGTTTAAGACTCAGAAAATTGCCCTTGAAAGTAGTTTTTTAAAATCGCAGATCAATCCGCATTTCCTGTTTAACACCCTGAATAACATTTACGCACTGAGCTTAAAAAAGTCTCCGCAAACACCAGTTATTATCGAGCGATTGGAATCACTGCTTCATTACATGTTATACGAATGTAAAGCAGATCTTGTGCCTCTGGAAAATGAATTCACCTTTACCAACAGCTATATTGCCCTGGAGAAATTGCGACATAAAGAAGAGCAATGCAAAGTGACCATTAACATTAAAGGGGACATTAGGGGTCATCAGATCGCTCCTCTGTTGTTGATTAATTTCCTCGAAAACTCGTTTAAACATGGTACCAAAACCAGTTTTGGCAATTCATGGATTCACATGGAAATAGAGGTTACCAACAAGGATTTTCGTTTTAATCTTCAAAACAGCAAGCCAACCAACCCCATTCATCAGACCTTTTCTGAGTACCGTGGTGGAATTGGCTTAAAAAACGTGAAAAGAAGGCTGGAGATTTTGTATCCCCGTCGCCATAAATTAACCATAAATAATAACCCTGATCATTTCGAGGTCGATTTAATCCTTAATTTTTAGCACATGAGCAATTTTGTACAATTAGAGATTAATGAGCGAAACAGGTGGATCTATTTCAATAATTACCGATGGGTAGCGCATGTCGTTTACTGGATCTGGGTACTGGTTGTAGGGACGATATTAAGAACTAAGGAACCGGTTACATTTTTCCTTATTTTCAATAATTTTCTATTGGCAAATTTATTGATTGCTTCATTTTTCTATCTCTATTGCCTGTACCTTATTCCTTACTTTTT
This region of Pedobacter steynii genomic DNA includes:
- a CDS encoding sensor histidine kinase; translated protein: MTPAFKQHFSQTFSKYRWMLHVLFWALFLSLNYLRMVQSGIFNNPKFPAPFPALTFTIFFIAVFCQSYIVLLWIIPLYKSKKKYIFWFYLLTSVLLGFLIYILGSRLVINEIPVMRVNPDFEILRMMERRMMMYIFLSSVFIAFYYFVDIYDRQKEIRRLEQFKTQKIALESSFLKSQINPHFLFNTLNNIYALSLKKSPQTPVIIERLESLLHYMLYECKADLVPLENEFTFTNSYIALEKLRHKEEQCKVTINIKGDIRGHQIAPLLLINFLENSFKHGTKTSFGNSWIHMEIEVTNKDFRFNLQNSKPTNPIHQTFSEYRGGIGLKNVKRRLEILYPRRHKLTINNNPDHFEVDLILNF